Proteins encoded together in one Aurantiacibacter aquimixticola window:
- the petA gene encoding ubiquinol-cytochrome c reductase iron-sulfur subunit, which produces MATTTGSPDSNEPVAETTTEDGVRRRDFLEVAAVSAAGVGGLIMVYPLVSQMAPSADVLAESTTELDLSSLEAGQAIKATFRKQPVFVRRLTSEEIAEANAVPTGSLRDAESLADRTQEGHEDVLVVMGVCTHLGCVPLGAAEGENKGEYNGYFCPCHGSHYDTAARIRKGPAPTNLVVPEYQFTSDTTILIG; this is translated from the coding sequence ATGGCAACGACCACGGGCTCCCCCGACTCGAATGAACCGGTCGCCGAAACCACCACGGAAGACGGCGTGCGCCGCCGCGACTTTCTTGAAGTCGCCGCGGTATCGGCCGCCGGCGTGGGTGGCCTCATCATGGTCTATCCGCTCGTAAGCCAGATGGCCCCGTCGGCGGACGTGCTGGCCGAAAGCACGACCGAGCTCGACCTTTCGTCGCTCGAAGCGGGGCAGGCGATCAAGGCCACCTTCCGCAAGCAGCCGGTCTTCGTCCGTCGCCTGACGAGCGAGGAAATCGCTGAAGCGAATGCCGTGCCGACCGGTTCTCTACGCGACGCGGAATCGCTCGCCGATCGCACGCAAGAGGGACATGAAGACGTATTGGTCGTCATGGGTGTCTGCACCCATTTGGGCTGTGTGCCGCTGGGCGCTGCCGAAGGTGAGAACAAGGGCGAATATAACGGGTATTTCTGCCCGTGCCACGGTTCGCATTACGACACCGCAGCGCGCATTCGCAAAGGCCCGGCGCCGACCAACCTGGTGGTGCCGGAATACCAGTTTACTTCCGATACGACGATCCTGATCGGATAG
- the pepN gene encoding aminopeptidase N has translation MDIARTPATPDGNQHLADAAPEPHDPATIRREDYRPYPWLVPDVALDFDLGLEATRITARLTVARNAEADASDTIRLNGDDIEPLSIKVDGEVSNDWHMDGSDLILPLSGDAHEIEIATAIDPSANTKLMGLFASNGMLCTQCEAEGFRRITFFPDRPDVLSTYRVRMSGPKAQFPVLLSNGNLEAQGDGEEGTHWAQWHDPWPKPSYLFALVAGDLVANSDSFTTMSGREVALNIWVREGDENRTGHAMESLKRSMRWDEQTFGREYDLNLYNIVAVSDFNMGAMENKGLNVFNTKYVLADAETATDGDFDGVEGVIAHEYFHNWSGNRITCRDWFQLSLKEGFTVLRDQLFSQDMGSEPVKRIEDVRILRGAQFPEDSGPLAHPIRPDSYREISNFYTATVYNKGAEVIRMMRTMAGGDAFRKGTDLYFDRHDGEAATCEDFVTAMEDGAGLDLTQFRLWYSQAGTPKIGVRMEHRGDRAILHLKQDVPPTPGQPDKAPMPIPLRIALFDRESGQHDGEQLVTLTKAQESFSFDSISSLPVLSINRGFSAPVTIEREISQDDLVFLAAHDDDPFARYEALQDLVVSHLKAAVSGQLEEAAKRDGEEAITSAFASVLADDSLDELMRGELLVLPSETYLAETMLVADPAAIHSERQALRGAIARALESEFLNLHERAGAVPFGMDAAAKGARKVKTQALIYLAAGNPDVARRRAWSQYEQADNMTDRQGALMVLCGLSGIERTNALIDFYNRFQGNPLVIDKWFALQASSMHPAALEHVKALADHQDFTLKNPNRVRSLYMAMAYSPHAFHAADGEGYRMIADLILALDPINPQTASRFVPPLGRWRRIEPKRSALMKEQLERLAAAPGLSSDTHEQVSRSLG, from the coding sequence ATGGATATCGCCCGCACACCCGCCACGCCCGACGGCAACCAGCATCTTGCCGATGCCGCGCCAGAACCGCACGATCCCGCCACGATTCGGCGCGAGGATTACCGCCCGTATCCGTGGCTGGTGCCCGACGTCGCTCTGGACTTTGATCTTGGACTCGAAGCGACGCGGATAACTGCAAGGCTGACCGTCGCGCGCAATGCCGAGGCCGATGCTTCGGACACGATCCGCCTCAACGGCGACGATATCGAACCGTTGAGCATCAAGGTGGATGGCGAAGTGTCGAACGACTGGCACATGGATGGCAGCGACCTGATCCTGCCACTTTCGGGCGATGCGCACGAAATCGAGATCGCGACCGCAATCGACCCGTCCGCCAACACCAAGTTAATGGGTCTTTTCGCCTCGAATGGGATGCTGTGCACGCAATGCGAGGCGGAGGGCTTCCGCCGCATCACTTTCTTCCCTGACAGGCCGGATGTGCTTTCGACTTATCGTGTGCGGATGAGCGGGCCGAAGGCGCAATTTCCGGTCCTGCTGAGCAACGGCAATCTCGAGGCGCAGGGCGATGGCGAGGAAGGCACGCACTGGGCCCAGTGGCACGATCCATGGCCCAAACCATCGTATCTCTTCGCTCTTGTCGCGGGCGATCTGGTCGCCAATTCCGACAGCTTCACCACGATGTCGGGCCGCGAGGTCGCGCTGAACATCTGGGTGCGCGAAGGCGATGAGAACCGAACCGGTCACGCCATGGAATCGCTCAAGAGGTCCATGCGCTGGGACGAGCAGACGTTCGGGCGCGAATACGATCTCAACCTCTACAACATCGTCGCCGTCAGCGATTTCAACATGGGCGCGATGGAGAATAAGGGCCTCAACGTCTTCAACACGAAATACGTGCTGGCGGACGCGGAGACCGCGACCGACGGCGATTTCGACGGCGTCGAAGGCGTCATCGCGCATGAGTATTTCCACAATTGGTCGGGCAATCGCATCACCTGCCGCGACTGGTTCCAGCTTAGCCTGAAGGAAGGTTTCACCGTTCTGCGGGACCAGCTTTTCAGCCAGGACATGGGAAGCGAGCCTGTCAAGCGGATCGAGGACGTGCGCATATTGCGCGGGGCGCAATTCCCGGAGGATAGCGGCCCGCTCGCCCACCCGATCCGTCCCGACAGCTATCGCGAGATCAGCAATTTCTACACCGCTACGGTGTATAACAAAGGTGCCGAGGTCATCCGTATGATGCGTACGATGGCCGGTGGAGATGCCTTCCGGAAAGGCACCGACCTCTATTTCGATCGCCATGATGGCGAGGCGGCGACCTGCGAGGATTTCGTCACCGCGATGGAGGATGGTGCAGGGCTAGACCTCACGCAGTTCCGCCTCTGGTACAGCCAGGCCGGCACCCCGAAGATCGGTGTTCGCATGGAGCATCGCGGCGATAGGGCGATTTTGCATCTCAAACAGGATGTCCCACCGACGCCGGGCCAGCCCGATAAGGCGCCGATGCCCATTCCGCTCAGGATCGCGCTGTTCGATCGCGAGAGCGGGCAACACGATGGTGAACAGCTGGTTACGCTCACCAAAGCTCAAGAAAGCTTCAGCTTCGACAGCATCTCTTCGCTTCCGGTGCTCAGCATCAATCGTGGCTTTTCCGCGCCCGTGACCATCGAACGCGAAATTTCGCAGGACGATCTGGTCTTCCTTGCCGCGCATGACGACGATCCCTTTGCGCGCTACGAGGCGCTGCAGGATCTTGTCGTAAGTCACCTAAAGGCTGCCGTTTCGGGCCAATTGGAAGAAGCTGCGAAGCGGGATGGCGAGGAAGCCATCACCAGCGCATTCGCCTCCGTGCTGGCCGACGACAGCCTGGATGAGTTGATGCGGGGCGAACTGCTCGTCCTGCCCAGTGAGACATACCTGGCCGAAACGATGCTGGTGGCTGATCCGGCAGCGATCCATTCCGAACGGCAGGCATTGCGCGGTGCGATCGCCCGCGCGCTGGAGAGCGAATTTCTGAATCTACACGAACGCGCCGGCGCCGTGCCTTTCGGCATGGATGCTGCCGCAAAGGGCGCGCGGAAGGTGAAGACGCAGGCGCTCATCTATCTCGCTGCCGGCAATCCCGACGTGGCGCGCCGGCGCGCGTGGTCGCAGTACGAACAGGCCGATAACATGACTGACCGGCAGGGCGCATTGATGGTACTTTGCGGCTTGTCGGGCATCGAACGGACCAATGCGCTGATAGACTTCTACAATCGCTTCCAGGGCAATCCGCTGGTCATCGACAAGTGGTTCGCGCTGCAGGCAAGTTCCATGCATCCCGCTGCGCTCGAACATGTGAAAGCGCTGGCCGATCATCAGGATTTCACGCTCAAAAACCCCAATCGCGTGCGCTCGCTCTACATGGCGATGGCATATAGTCCGCACGCATTCCATGCAGCGGACGGCGAGGGCTATCGTATGATCGCTGACCTGATCCTGGCGCTGGATCCGATCAATCCGCAGACGGCATCGCGTTTCGTGCCGCCTCTGGGGCGCTGGCGGCGGATCGAGCCGAAACGTTCGGCCTTGATGAAGGAGCAGCTCGAACGTCTCGCTGCCGCGCCCGGGCTTTCGAGTGACACGCATGAACAAGTTAGCCGCAGCCTTGGATAA
- a CDS encoding SDR family NAD(P)-dependent oxidoreductase: MAHLFIFGLGYSAKRIAEQAKAEGWTVSATGSDGDLDFADREVTARAIHPADWVLSSVPPDRETGSDPVLQTYGNLVGEKWLGYLSSTGVYGDQKGAWVDESAPIGAGRRTARAACDAAWLERGARVFRLPGIYGPGRAALDRVRSGKAHRIDLPGQVFSRVHVEDIASGVMAAIKSDAPTGAYNLGDDLPTSQNSVIEEACRLLDVEPPPLQTLEEADLSPMARGFYAENRRVANGKAKRVLGWTPRYPTYREGLGAIRALERRGAAEG; the protein is encoded by the coding sequence ATGGCGCATCTGTTCATTTTCGGCCTCGGCTATTCGGCAAAACGCATTGCGGAACAGGCGAAGGCGGAGGGTTGGACGGTATCGGCGACGGGTTCGGATGGCGATCTCGACTTCGCGGACCGGGAGGTTACGGCAAGGGCCATACATCCAGCCGACTGGGTCCTTTCTTCGGTTCCACCGGACAGGGAAACGGGCAGCGATCCTGTTCTTCAAACCTACGGCAATCTGGTCGGCGAAAAGTGGCTGGGTTATCTGTCTTCGACGGGGGTCTACGGGGACCAGAAAGGCGCCTGGGTGGATGAGAGCGCACCAATCGGCGCCGGTAGGCGAACGGCGAGGGCGGCTTGCGATGCGGCGTGGCTGGAGCGCGGGGCGCGGGTGTTCCGACTGCCGGGAATTTACGGACCGGGTCGCGCGGCGCTGGACCGGGTGCGGAGCGGCAAGGCGCATCGGATCGACTTGCCGGGGCAGGTTTTCAGCCGGGTGCATGTCGAGGATATCGCCAGCGGCGTTATGGCCGCAATCAAGAGCGATGCGCCTACCGGGGCCTACAATCTGGGCGACGATCTGCCGACCAGCCAGAACTCGGTGATCGAGGAGGCTTGCCGTTTGCTGGATGTCGAGCCGCCGCCGCTACAGACGCTGGAGGAGGCGGACCTCTCCCCCATGGCGCGCGGATTCTATGCCGAGAACCGCCGCGTGGCGAATGGCAAGGCGAAGCGCGTGCTCGGTTGGACCCCGCGCTATCCGACCTATCGCGAGGGCCTCGGCGCAATCAGGGCTCTGGAACGGCGCGGCGCGGCGGAGGGCTAG
- a CDS encoding threonine aldolase family protein, translating into MQFLSDNAAPVHPRVWEAMRAADAADTPYDTDALSRELDARFTALFGRECTAMLVATGTAANCLALATMVQPHGGVVCHREAHIEMDECGAPGFYLHGAKLLLAEGAGAKLTADGIAKVLAGITRGVHQVPAQAISITQASEYGLCYRAEELAAIRAIANDHSLGLHMDGARFANAAAFLGGSASEAAGDVDALSFGFVKNGGMGAEAIVFFDTEAAELARWRRKRAGHLQSKGRFLAAQVLAMLEDDLWLDNARAANAAAQIVADGAGDRLVHPAEINESFVRMDAGERAALRDQGFAFYDWDETCVRLVTHWASDHDDAHKLARAIAAL; encoded by the coding sequence ATGCAGTTCCTCTCCGATAATGCCGCGCCGGTGCACCCCAGGGTGTGGGAAGCGATGCGCGCCGCGGATGCCGCGGACACGCCTTACGACACCGACGCGCTGAGCCGGGAGCTCGATGCCCGCTTCACCGCATTGTTCGGGCGCGAATGCACCGCAATGTTGGTGGCGACGGGGACAGCGGCGAATTGCCTGGCACTGGCGACGATGGTGCAGCCGCATGGCGGAGTGGTCTGTCACCGCGAAGCGCATATCGAGATGGACGAATGCGGCGCGCCCGGCTTCTACCTCCATGGCGCAAAGCTGTTGCTGGCCGAAGGCGCGGGCGCGAAGCTGACGGCGGACGGCATCGCCAAGGTTCTCGCGGGTATTACGCGCGGCGTGCATCAGGTACCGGCGCAGGCGATCTCGATCACGCAGGCGAGCGAATACGGCCTTTGCTACCGGGCGGAAGAGCTCGCCGCCATTCGCGCAATCGCAAACGATCACAGCCTCGGCCTGCATATGGACGGCGCGCGCTTCGCCAATGCTGCTGCCTTCCTTGGCGGGTCGGCCAGCGAGGCGGCGGGTGATGTCGACGCGCTCAGCTTCGGCTTCGTCAAGAATGGCGGCATGGGCGCGGAGGCGATCGTGTTCTTCGATACCGAGGCTGCCGAGCTGGCGCGCTGGCGGCGCAAGCGCGCGGGCCATTTGCAAAGCAAGGGCCGCTTTCTCGCCGCGCAGGTTCTGGCCATGCTGGAGGACGACCTCTGGCTGGACAATGCGCGCGCTGCCAACGCCGCCGCGCAGATCGTGGCGGATGGCGCGGGCGACCGTCTGGTCCATCCGGCCGAGATCAACGAGTCGTTCGTTCGCATGGACGCTGGCGAACGCGCGGCTCTGCGCGATCAAGGCTTCGCCTTTTACGACTGGGACGAGACATGCGTCCGCCTCGTCACCCACTGGGCGAGCGACCATGACGACGCGCACAAGCTAGCCCGCGCGATCGCTGCCTTATGA
- the pgeF gene encoding peptidoglycan editing factor PgeF, giving the protein MNKLAAALDNPRAIIRSEALGGVPHGFLTGIASTAEPDPARISPGAQLVLVKQVHSATALSVDAPFVGAPRPEADAMATATPGLLLGIVTADCAPVLFADREAGVVGAAHAGWRGAQGGVLEATVKQMETLGAERANIRAAIGPTIAQSSYEVDEDFAERFDARDARFFERGEPGKYQFDLPAYVRHRLEELQLAAVDDLGLDTYASEDRFHSYRRATHRGEDRTGRQFSLIALPG; this is encoded by the coding sequence ATGAACAAGTTAGCCGCAGCCTTGGATAATCCGCGCGCGATCATCCGCAGCGAGGCGCTAGGCGGCGTTCCGCACGGCTTCCTGACCGGGATCGCCTCCACGGCCGAGCCCGATCCAGCGCGCATTTCGCCCGGTGCGCAACTCGTGCTGGTGAAGCAGGTGCATTCGGCCACCGCGCTGAGCGTGGACGCGCCCTTCGTCGGTGCCCCACGGCCGGAAGCCGATGCCATGGCAACCGCCACGCCGGGTCTCCTGCTTGGAATCGTAACGGCCGACTGCGCGCCCGTGCTTTTTGCGGACAGAGAGGCGGGTGTGGTAGGCGCAGCCCATGCCGGGTGGCGGGGCGCGCAAGGCGGGGTGCTGGAAGCCACGGTGAAGCAGATGGAGACGCTCGGCGCCGAGCGCGCGAATATACGGGCAGCCATTGGACCAACGATTGCGCAATCAAGTTACGAGGTCGATGAGGATTTCGCAGAACGATTCGACGCACGCGATGCGCGCTTCTTCGAGCGCGGCGAGCCGGGGAAGTATCAGTTCGATCTGCCTGCCTATGTTCGGCATCGCCTCGAAGAATTGCAACTTGCGGCGGTCGACGATCTCGGCCTCGACACTTATGCCAGCGAAGATCGCTTTCACTCCTACCGCCGCGCCACGCATCGGGGGGAGGACAGGACGGGCCGCCAGTTCTCCCTGATCGCGCTTCCCGGATAA
- a CDS encoding cytochrome b, whose product MSFPWAREYQPANGFTKFLDEKLPVPRLVYNAVGAGYPVPRNLSYFWNFGVLAGFCLVLQIVTGVVLGMHYAANAEIAFASVEHIMRDVNWGWLMRYVHANGASFFFLVIYIHIFRGLFYASYKPPREMIWLLGVTIFLLMMATAFMGYVLPWGQMSFWGAQVITGLFSAIPLVGEPLQVWILGGFAPDNAALNRFFSLHYLLPFVIAGCVILHIWALHIPGSSNPTGVEVKQESDTLPFHPYYTAKDGFGLGIFLLLFFAFVFFLPNVLGHADNYIPANPLSTPAHIVPEWYFYPFYAILRAFTFDFILPAKLWGVLAMFSSILVWFFLPWLDKGPVRSGHYRPLFRKFFWFGLIPCMAILFVCGGAPAEEPWVMLSQIATAYYFLHFLVILPIVSSIERPDPLPYSITEAVLGSDKKAVLGENAEPVAV is encoded by the coding sequence ATGAGTTTTCCCTGGGCCAGAGAATATCAGCCGGCGAACGGCTTCACCAAGTTTCTCGACGAGAAGCTGCCGGTGCCACGCCTCGTCTACAATGCCGTAGGTGCCGGTTACCCGGTCCCGCGCAACCTGTCCTATTTCTGGAATTTCGGCGTGCTTGCGGGGTTCTGCCTCGTCCTGCAGATCGTGACTGGCGTCGTTCTCGGTATGCATTACGCCGCCAATGCCGAAATCGCCTTCGCCTCGGTCGAGCACATCATGCGCGACGTCAACTGGGGCTGGCTGATGCGCTATGTCCATGCGAATGGCGCAAGCTTCTTCTTCCTCGTTATCTACATCCACATCTTCCGCGGGCTTTTCTACGCATCGTACAAGCCGCCGCGCGAAATGATCTGGCTGCTGGGCGTCACGATCTTCCTGCTGATGATGGCGACCGCCTTCATGGGCTATGTTCTGCCCTGGGGTCAGATGAGCTTCTGGGGTGCACAGGTTATTACGGGCCTTTTCAGCGCCATTCCCTTGGTGGGTGAGCCGCTGCAGGTTTGGATCCTGGGCGGTTTCGCACCGGACAACGCCGCGCTGAACCGGTTTTTCAGCCTCCACTATCTGCTGCCCTTCGTGATCGCGGGCTGCGTCATCCTGCACATCTGGGCGCTGCACATTCCGGGTTCGAGCAACCCGACTGGTGTGGAAGTGAAGCAGGAAAGCGACACCTTGCCGTTCCACCCGTATTACACGGCGAAGGACGGCTTCGGACTCGGCATCTTCCTGTTGCTGTTCTTCGCTTTCGTGTTCTTCCTGCCAAACGTGCTCGGCCATGCGGACAATTACATCCCGGCGAACCCGCTATCGACGCCCGCACACATCGTGCCAGAATGGTATTTCTATCCCTTCTATGCGATCCTGCGCGCCTTCACCTTCGACTTCATCCTGCCGGCGAAGCTCTGGGGCGTGCTCGCGATGTTCAGCTCGATCCTTGTGTGGTTCTTCCTGCCCTGGTTGGATAAGGGCCCGGTGCGTTCTGGCCATTATCGCCCGCTGTTCCGCAAGTTCTTCTGGTTCGGCCTCATTCCCTGCATGGCGATCCTGTTCGTCTGTGGCGGAGCGCCGGCCGAAGAACCGTGGGTAATGTTGAGCCAGATCGCGACCGCCTACTACTTCCTTCACTTCCTGGTGATCCTGCCGATCGTGTCGTCGATCGAGCGTCCGGACCCGCTTCCCTATTCCATCACCGAAGCGGTGCTGGGGTCGGACAAGAAAGCGGTGTTGGGCGAGAACGCCGAACCGGTAGCCGTCTGA
- a CDS encoding cytochrome c1 produces the protein MIRLVGILVGLGFTFVVMISFAVGAYTAATEPAEKPAYYAFHKEPVQPAGGFQFDGAFGTWDVAQLQRGYQVYKEVCAACHAMDYVAFRNLAELGYSEAQVKAEAATWQVPGVDPNTGEATMRPATATDYFPSPYPNNVAAAAANNNAIPPNLSLITKARNNGSNYVYSLLAGYADPTTYRNEDGAVFAEAAPGSMPGTGLYFNPYFENLNIAMAPPLTTTGQVTYADGTEATIPQMSADVAAFLTWTAEPRMIVRKQTGWWVIAFTLFATILAWFAKKQVWSGVKPTRRD, from the coding sequence ATGATCCGCCTTGTTGGTATTCTCGTCGGCCTCGGCTTCACCTTCGTGGTGATGATCTCTTTCGCGGTCGGCGCCTACACCGCCGCGACCGAGCCGGCCGAAAAGCCCGCCTATTATGCCTTCCACAAAGAGCCGGTGCAGCCCGCCGGAGGTTTCCAGTTCGATGGAGCTTTCGGGACATGGGATGTCGCCCAGCTCCAGCGCGGGTATCAGGTCTATAAGGAAGTGTGCGCGGCCTGCCATGCGATGGATTACGTCGCGTTCCGCAATCTTGCCGAACTCGGCTATTCCGAAGCACAGGTAAAAGCCGAAGCCGCGACCTGGCAGGTGCCGGGCGTCGATCCAAACACCGGTGAGGCGACGATGCGCCCGGCCACCGCGACCGACTATTTCCCTTCGCCCTATCCCAACAATGTGGCGGCTGCTGCGGCGAACAACAACGCGATCCCGCCCAACCTCTCGCTGATAACCAAGGCGCGCAACAACGGCTCGAACTACGTCTATTCGCTGCTGGCCGGTTATGCCGATCCGACCACGTATCGGAATGAAGATGGTGCTGTCTTTGCCGAGGCCGCGCCGGGTTCGATGCCTGGCACGGGTCTGTATTTCAATCCGTATTTCGAGAACCTCAACATCGCGATGGCGCCGCCGCTGACGACGACGGGTCAAGTCACATATGCCGATGGCACGGAAGCGACGATTCCGCAGATGTCCGCGGACGTGGCCGCTTTCCTTACCTGGACGGCAGAACCCAGGATGATCGTGCGCAAGCAGACCGGATGGTGGGTCATCGCCTTCACGCTCTTCGCGACGATCCTCGCCTGGTTCGCCAAGAAACAGGTCTGGTCCGGGGTCAAGCCGACCCGGCGCGACTGA
- a CDS encoding adenine phosphoribosyltransferase, with protein sequence MSAATSAADAVRPLIRTIPDFPKPGIQFRDITTLLADAYGLRAATHGLAELAACHPCDVIAGIEARGFIFGSALAVEVGCGFVPLRKPGKLPVDTIGEDYQLEYGEARLELDPTLIVDGARVLLVDDLLATGGTAVAGARLLRRAGAVVEQALFVIDLPDLPGRGALSAEGVEAHALIAFEGH encoded by the coding sequence GTGAGTGCCGCCACGTCCGCAGCGGACGCGGTGCGGCCGCTAATCCGAACCATTCCCGATTTTCCGAAGCCGGGCATCCAGTTTCGAGACATCACCACGCTGCTGGCCGATGCATACGGGCTGCGTGCTGCGACACACGGACTGGCCGAGCTCGCGGCCTGCCATCCGTGCGATGTCATCGCCGGGATCGAAGCGCGTGGCTTCATCTTCGGCAGCGCGCTCGCGGTCGAAGTGGGATGCGGCTTCGTCCCTCTGCGCAAGCCAGGCAAACTGCCCGTCGACACGATCGGCGAGGACTATCAGCTCGAATACGGCGAAGCGCGGCTCGAACTCGATCCGACGCTGATCGTCGACGGCGCGCGCGTGCTGCTTGTCGACGATCTGTTGGCGACCGGCGGCACGGCAGTGGCCGGGGCCAGACTGCTGCGCCGTGCCGGTGCGGTGGTCGAGCAAGCGCTGTTCGTCATCGATCTGCCAGATCTGCCCGGGCGTGGGGCACTCTCGGCAGAGGGCGTCGAGGCGCATGCGCTTATTGCGTTCGAGGGCCATTGA
- a CDS encoding DMT family transporter yields the protein MNAPAEAESLFAPKNLAAFLLVSVIWGGTWLVIKDQLANVPPTWSITYRFIVAAAGMFALAAFRGEPLRLPPGGQRWALLLGIFQFVLNFTFVYNAERFITSGLVAVMFALLVVPNALLGRALLGQPITRAFVLGSSIAALGIALLFAHEYRASPATLGEVLLGAGLTVGGILAASFANIAQAMEGAKRSPFLTLLAWSMLWGVVMNACVALATQGPPVFDTRLTYSLGILYLGLAGSVVTFPLYYGLVRKVGAGQAAYSSVIVPVVAMVLSTLFEGFVWGLLPALGAVLALAGMVVALRGRASPPPRRAVPEP from the coding sequence ATGAACGCTCCCGCCGAGGCGGAAAGCCTGTTCGCCCCGAAGAACCTCGCCGCATTCCTGCTGGTGAGCGTGATCTGGGGCGGCACCTGGCTGGTGATCAAGGATCAACTGGCCAATGTCCCTCCGACATGGTCGATCACCTATCGCTTCATCGTGGCAGCGGCAGGCATGTTCGCGCTCGCCGCCTTTCGCGGGGAACCGCTGCGGCTGCCGCCGGGCGGGCAGCGCTGGGCGCTCCTCCTCGGCATCTTCCAGTTCGTGCTCAATTTCACTTTCGTCTACAATGCGGAGCGGTTCATCACCTCAGGCCTCGTCGCGGTGATGTTCGCTCTGCTGGTGGTGCCCAATGCTTTGCTCGGCCGCGCCCTGCTCGGCCAGCCGATCACACGCGCCTTCGTGCTCGGGTCGAGCATCGCCGCGCTCGGCATCGCGCTGCTTTTCGCGCATGAATACCGCGCCTCGCCTGCGACATTGGGCGAAGTGTTGCTTGGCGCGGGGCTTACGGTGGGCGGCATCCTTGCCGCCAGCTTCGCTAATATCGCGCAGGCTATGGAGGGGGCGAAGCGCTCGCCTTTCCTGACACTGCTCGCCTGGTCGATGCTGTGGGGCGTTGTCATGAATGCGTGCGTGGCGCTGGCGACCCAGGGTCCGCCGGTGTTCGACACGCGGCTGACTTACAGCCTTGGCATACTCTATCTCGGCCTCGCCGGATCCGTGGTGACGTTCCCGCTCTATTACGGCCTGGTGCGGAAGGTCGGCGCGGGGCAGGCCGCCTATTCGAGCGTGATCGTGCCGGTGGTGGCGATGGTGCTTTCTACCTTGTTCGAAGGCTTCGTCTGGGGCTTGCTGCCGGCCCTCGGCGCAGTGCTGGCGCTGGCGGGGATGGTCGTTGCGCTCCGGGGCCGCGCTAGCCCTCCGCCGCGCCGCGCCGTTCCAGAGCCCTGA